One genomic region from Cucumis melo cultivar AY chromosome 9, USDA_Cmelo_AY_1.0, whole genome shotgun sequence encodes:
- the LOC103498076 gene encoding cinnamoyl-CoA reductase-like SNL6 codes for MGVLFRSEQTFVSELHLLRRNLLSYGGLQRRKDSERFNALKSNPIVDPEEKVVCVTSGVSFLGSAIVEELSTHGYSVRVIVDNPEDVNKLEETTSGRHNVTVVVAKLTDVNSLVEAFNGCRGVFHTSSSIDPAGLSGYTKVMSEVEMRNTENVMEACSRTETVRNCVLTSSLLACIWRDQHGENETSQIVDHASWSSLELCQHKKLWLALGKLKSEKVAWKIAQESGLKLATICSALITGPNFHLRSSTATLAYLKGAREMYANGLLATVDVTKLAKAHLYVYEGMKDNAASGRYICFDRVISTADEAATFAAEIRVPVHTIVQTTPPIDHLISFQLSNKKLSDLIARSNLQGRRCLNENIDF; via the exons ATGGGCGTCTTATTTCGTTCTGAACAGACTTTCGTGTCCGAGTTACACCTGCTACGCCGCAATCTCCTCTCCTACGGCGGCCTTCAGAGGAGGAAAGACAGCGAACGTTTCAACGCCTTGAAATCCAACCCCATCGTCGATCCTGAGGAGAAAGTCGTATGTGTAACTAGCGGTGTTTCGTTTCTGGGTTCCGCCATCGTTGAGGAGCTATCCACTCATGGATACTCTGTTCGAGTGATTGTTGATAATCCTG aggatgttaacaaattggaaGAGACGACGAGCGGTCGCCATAACGTGACGGTGGTTGTAGCGAAGCTTACAGATGTAAATAGCTTAGTGGAAGCATTTAATGGCTGCCGTGGCGTTTTTCATACCTCTTCTTCCATTGATCCTGCTGGTCTTTCTGGTTACACG AAAGTAATGAGTGAAGTGGAAATGAGGAACACAGAGAATGTGATGGAAGCTTGTTCAAGAACAGAGACAGTACGAAATTGTGTTCTTACATCTTCTCTTCTTGCTTGCATTTGGAGGGATCAACATGGTGAAAATGAAACCTCACAAATTGTTGACCATGCTTCTTGGAGCAGCTTAGAGCTTTGCCAACACAAAAAG CTATGGCTTGCACTGGGGAAACTAAAATCAGAGAAAGTAGCATGGAAAATAGCACAAGAAAGTGGATTAAAACTAGCTACTATTTGTTCTGCTCTCATAACTGGCCCCAACTTTCACCTTAGAAGTTCAACTGCAACATTGGCTTATCTCAAAG GAGCTCGAGAGATGTACGCAAATGGTCTACTGGCAACCGTGGATGTGACCAAATTGGCCAAAGCACATCTCTATGTGTATGAAGGAATGAAGGACAATGCTGCTTCTGGCAGATATATTTGTTTCGACAGAGTGATTTCAACTGCGGATGAGGCAGCAACGTTCGCAGCAGAGATCAGAGTTCCTGTTCATACCATAGTCCAAACCACTCCTCCAATTGACCATTTGATTTCGTTTCAGTTGTCGAACAAGAAACTCTCTGATCTAATTGCTAGAAGCAATCTTCAAGGTAGAAGATGTTTGAATGAAAACATAGATTTTTGA